From one Brachypodium distachyon strain Bd21 chromosome 4, Brachypodium_distachyon_v3.0, whole genome shotgun sequence genomic stretch:
- the LOC100839444 gene encoding nodulin homeobox isoform X1: MPPSPPAPPSPRSRGLGVPVSEMIDMVSAIEELSGLTSRELSEMLKESESFVLQCKAEDGGPKQVDMEKLVSSLPRHLLAVCLELGSGSELTYVLRGMRFLHSLSELATRHTRLEQVLDDVKLSVQVVDLIFFVLSILSNSKKENHLGASPFIHSSLVAASLHLLTSYFPSQYNELVSILLAHPEVDIFMDLAFDSLHEDMRLLSRRLSTFGTDAFPVGPLESQLTHFICQQCETSLQLLLLLCQQKLFRDRILENKDLCRNGRILSLSLTILKLGVPECLKGSAHIASSISRLKAKVLSIVVQLCEAEGISYLDEVATLPKSMQLGQTFALKVLDLLKTAFGRKEKSVAGSHDKSYPMGSVLISALRLVDVFSDDSNFRSSFINNTIPFLTQILASPHDEFVSSWCSVNMLVTEDDANLEYDPFGAAELALLAASNMLTEAKANYLCPLRIINTAIPYAQRRTSCVVKIIANLHVFVPNICEEQERDLFLHKFQNYLLSESPRPSLDNPASDEASAVCRNLGSLSHYAKSLIPNKLLNEDDVHLLSEFACKLQTWCKSVAGLRTLQVANSDTSSQIKEDLQRVQQPLQTRANDVQTMEESVPTPYMNHEGNARDETPRNRASINCGLLQNSVGQNLIHLGVARTTSTGYTGVSTATSTELQHGRSVDHFKTPEHIKGSGLQDDDERQRRRKKRTIMNDGQINEIENALVGEPEMHRNATLLQAWAEKLSGQGSEITSSQLKNWLNNRKAKLARIAKERVPSEGENADKPSTPATSHFGDSSESAGEESYFPPPRVMNALGISKGNGLLNPGTNDTTTQSEFNQNIMTTRPFTRSYSLEPGRPVLLIDNEGNEIGRGEIFQVEGMAQGRSLTESRICIIDITELKIEKWRELPHPSEASGRTFQEAESRHGGVMRVAWDVIRIAPVVL, encoded by the exons atgccgccgtcgccgcccgcgccgccgtcgccgcgttCCCGCGGTCTCGGCGTACCGGTTTCCGAG ATGATAGACATGGTTTCTGCTATTGAAGAGCTTAGTGGGCTCACTTCTCGGGAACTTAGTGAGATGCTGAAGGAGTCAGAGAGCTTTGTCCTGCAGTGCAAGGCAGAAGACGGAGGTCCAAAGCAG GTGGACATGGAAAAACTTGTATCGTCGCTTCCTCGTCATCTTCTTGCTGTATGTTTGGAGCTTGGAAGTGGTTCAGAGTTGACATACGTGCTTCGTGGCATGCGCTTTTTGCATAGTTTATCTGAGCTAGCAACTCGTCACACTAGGCTGGAGCAG GTTCTGGATGATGTGAAATTATCTGTACAAGTCGTTGACCTAATATTCTTTGTGTTATCCATTCTTTCCAACTCGAAGAAG GAAAATCATCTTGGTGCTTCTCCCTTTATACATTCATCACTTGTAGCAGCAAGTCTTCATCTGTTGACAAGCTACTTTCCATCTCAGTACAATGAACTTGTTTCTATTCTACTTGCACATCCGGAG GTTGATATCTTTATGGATTTGGCCTTTGATAGTCTGCATGAAGATATGAGGTTATTGAGTCGCAGGCTATCAACATTTGGCACCGATGCCTTTCCTGTTGGTCCTTTAGAGTCACAACTCACCCACTTCATCTGCCAACAGTGCGAAACATCATTGCAATTGCTTTTGTTGCTATGCCAGCAGAAGTTATTTCGAGATCGTATTTTAGAAAACAAG GATCTCTGTAGAAATGGACGTATACTGTCACTCTCTCTAACTATATTGAAGTTAGGTGTTCCGGAATGTCTGAAGGGATCCGCTCATATTGCTTCTTCCATTTCCAGACTGAAGGCAAAAGTCCTTTCTATT GTTGTACAACTTTGTGAAGCTGAGGGTATTTCTTACCTTGATGAAGTTGCCACTTTACCAAAGAGCATGCAACTAGGGCAAACCTTCGCACTAAAA GTTCTTGATTTGCTGAAAACTGCAtttggaagaaaagaaaaatctgtgGCTGGTTCTCATGACAAGAGTTACCCCATGGGTTCTGTGCTTATCAGTGCGTTACGTCTTGTTGATGTATTTTCTGACGATTCAAACTTCAGATCGTCCTTCATAAATAATACT ATTCCCTTTCTGACCCAAATTCTGGCTAGTCCTCATGATGAGTTTGTCTCAAGTTGGTGCTCTGTTAATATGCTAGTGACGGAAGATGATGCTAATCTAGAATATGATCCATTTGGTGCAGCTGAGCTGGCACTGTTAGCTGCTTCCAATATGTTAACTGAAGCTAAAGCTAACTATTTATGCCCTTTGCGCATTATCAATACTGCAATACCATATGCCCAGAGAAGAACGTCATGTGTGGTGAAAATAATAGCAAATTTGCATGTCTTTGTTCCAAACATATGTGAAG AGCAAGAAAGAGACCTTTTTCTTCACAAATTTCAGAATTACTTGTTATCAGAGAGTCCTAGGCCATCATTGGACAATCCAGCATCTGATGAGGCCAGTGCAGTCTGTAGAAACTTGG GATCTTTGTCCCATTATGCTAAATCATTAATTCCTAATAAACTGTTAAATGAGGACGATGTGCATTTATTAAG TGAGTTTGCTTGTAAGTTACAAACATGGTGTAAATCAGTAGCTGGACTGAGAACATTGcag GTGGCAAACAGTGATACATCATCACAAATCAAGGAAGACTTGCAACGGGTGCAGCAGCCACTACAAACAAGGGCTAAT GATGTGCAGACCATGGAAGAGTCGGTGCCAACACCGTACATGAATCATGAGGGAAATGCTAGGGATGAGACTCCAAGAAACCGCGCCAGTATAAATTGTGGGCTCCTGCAGAATTCAGTTGGTCAAAACCTAATTCATCTTGGTGTTGCGAGAACAACTAGCACAGGCTATACGGGTGTCAGTACTGCTACTAGTACAGAACTCCAGCACGGTAGAAGTGTGGATCATTTCAAAACACCAGAACATATAAAAGGAAGTGGTCTCCAGGACGACGATGAGAGGCAACGTAGGAGAAAGAAGCGAACCATTATGAATGATGGACAAATAAATGAAATTGAGAATGCTCTAGTTGGTGAGCCTGAGATGCACAGGAATGCGACTTTGCTTCAGGCATGGGCAGAGAAGTTGAGCGGGCAG GGTTCGGAGATAACATCATCACAACTAAAGAATTG GCTAAACAACAGAAAAGCTAAGCTTGCTCGTATCGCGAAAGAAAGAGTACCATCTGAGGGTGAGAATGCTGATAAGCCATCCACACCAGCTACTTCTCACTTTGGTGACTCCTCAGAAAGTGCGGGTGAGGAGAGCTATTTTCCACCTCCAAGGGTGATGAATGCCCTAGGCATATCAAAGGGCAATGGTCTGCTAAATCCAGGCACCAATGATACAACTACGCAGTCAGAGTTCAACCAAAACATCATGACGACCCGCCCTTTTACAAGATCATATTCACTTGAGCCTGGGCGTCCAGTTTTGTTGATTGACAATGAAGGGAACGAAATTGGAAGGGGGGAGATCTTTCAAGTCGAAGGCATGGCACAAGGGAGGAGTCTAACAGAGAGTCGCATCTGTATTATTGATATCACTGAGCTTAAGATTGAGAAATGGAGGGAGCTTCCTCACCCCTCCGAGGCATCTGGAAGAACGTTCCAAGAGGCAGAATCGAGGCATGGTGGCGTGATGAGGGTGGCGTGGGATGTTATCAGGATTGCTCCTGTGGTGCTGTAA
- the LOC100839444 gene encoding nodulin homeobox isoform X3 gives MFHGQVDIFMDLAFDSLHEDMRLLSRRLSTFGTDAFPVGPLESQLTHFICQQCETSLQLLLLLCQQKLFRDRILENKDLCRNGRILSLSLTILKLGVPECLKGSAHIASSISRLKAKVLSIVVQLCEAEGISYLDEVATLPKSMQLGQTFALKVLDLLKTAFGRKEKSVAGSHDKSYPMGSVLISALRLVDVFSDDSNFRSSFINNTIPFLTQILASPHDEFVSSWCSVNMLVTEDDANLEYDPFGAAELALLAASNMLTEAKANYLCPLRIINTAIPYAQRRTSCVVKIIANLHVFVPNICEEQERDLFLHKFQNYLLSESPRPSLDNPASDEASAVCRNLGSLSHYAKSLIPNKLLNEDDVHLLSEFACKLQTWCKSVAGLRTLQVANSDTSSQIKEDLQRVQQPLQTRANDVQTMEESVPTPYMNHEGNARDETPRNRASINCGLLQNSVGQNLIHLGVARTTSTGYTGVSTATSTELQHGRSVDHFKTPEHIKGSGLQDDDERQRRRKKRTIMNDGQINEIENALVGEPEMHRNATLLQAWAEKLSGQGSEITSSQLKNWLNNRKAKLARIAKERVPSEGENADKPSTPATSHFGDSSESAGEESYFPPPRVMNALGISKGNGLLNPGTNDTTTQSEFNQNIMTTRPFTRSYSLEPGRPVLLIDNEGNEIGRGEIFQVEGMAQGRSLTESRICIIDITELKIEKWRELPHPSEASGRTFQEAESRHGGVMRVAWDVIRIAPVVL, from the exons ATGTTTCATGGTCAGGTTGATATCTTTATGGATTTGGCCTTTGATAGTCTGCATGAAGATATGAGGTTATTGAGTCGCAGGCTATCAACATTTGGCACCGATGCCTTTCCTGTTGGTCCTTTAGAGTCACAACTCACCCACTTCATCTGCCAACAGTGCGAAACATCATTGCAATTGCTTTTGTTGCTATGCCAGCAGAAGTTATTTCGAGATCGTATTTTAGAAAACAAG GATCTCTGTAGAAATGGACGTATACTGTCACTCTCTCTAACTATATTGAAGTTAGGTGTTCCGGAATGTCTGAAGGGATCCGCTCATATTGCTTCTTCCATTTCCAGACTGAAGGCAAAAGTCCTTTCTATT GTTGTACAACTTTGTGAAGCTGAGGGTATTTCTTACCTTGATGAAGTTGCCACTTTACCAAAGAGCATGCAACTAGGGCAAACCTTCGCACTAAAA GTTCTTGATTTGCTGAAAACTGCAtttggaagaaaagaaaaatctgtgGCTGGTTCTCATGACAAGAGTTACCCCATGGGTTCTGTGCTTATCAGTGCGTTACGTCTTGTTGATGTATTTTCTGACGATTCAAACTTCAGATCGTCCTTCATAAATAATACT ATTCCCTTTCTGACCCAAATTCTGGCTAGTCCTCATGATGAGTTTGTCTCAAGTTGGTGCTCTGTTAATATGCTAGTGACGGAAGATGATGCTAATCTAGAATATGATCCATTTGGTGCAGCTGAGCTGGCACTGTTAGCTGCTTCCAATATGTTAACTGAAGCTAAAGCTAACTATTTATGCCCTTTGCGCATTATCAATACTGCAATACCATATGCCCAGAGAAGAACGTCATGTGTGGTGAAAATAATAGCAAATTTGCATGTCTTTGTTCCAAACATATGTGAAG AGCAAGAAAGAGACCTTTTTCTTCACAAATTTCAGAATTACTTGTTATCAGAGAGTCCTAGGCCATCATTGGACAATCCAGCATCTGATGAGGCCAGTGCAGTCTGTAGAAACTTGG GATCTTTGTCCCATTATGCTAAATCATTAATTCCTAATAAACTGTTAAATGAGGACGATGTGCATTTATTAAG TGAGTTTGCTTGTAAGTTACAAACATGGTGTAAATCAGTAGCTGGACTGAGAACATTGcag GTGGCAAACAGTGATACATCATCACAAATCAAGGAAGACTTGCAACGGGTGCAGCAGCCACTACAAACAAGGGCTAAT GATGTGCAGACCATGGAAGAGTCGGTGCCAACACCGTACATGAATCATGAGGGAAATGCTAGGGATGAGACTCCAAGAAACCGCGCCAGTATAAATTGTGGGCTCCTGCAGAATTCAGTTGGTCAAAACCTAATTCATCTTGGTGTTGCGAGAACAACTAGCACAGGCTATACGGGTGTCAGTACTGCTACTAGTACAGAACTCCAGCACGGTAGAAGTGTGGATCATTTCAAAACACCAGAACATATAAAAGGAAGTGGTCTCCAGGACGACGATGAGAGGCAACGTAGGAGAAAGAAGCGAACCATTATGAATGATGGACAAATAAATGAAATTGAGAATGCTCTAGTTGGTGAGCCTGAGATGCACAGGAATGCGACTTTGCTTCAGGCATGGGCAGAGAAGTTGAGCGGGCAG GGTTCGGAGATAACATCATCACAACTAAAGAATTG GCTAAACAACAGAAAAGCTAAGCTTGCTCGTATCGCGAAAGAAAGAGTACCATCTGAGGGTGAGAATGCTGATAAGCCATCCACACCAGCTACTTCTCACTTTGGTGACTCCTCAGAAAGTGCGGGTGAGGAGAGCTATTTTCCACCTCCAAGGGTGATGAATGCCCTAGGCATATCAAAGGGCAATGGTCTGCTAAATCCAGGCACCAATGATACAACTACGCAGTCAGAGTTCAACCAAAACATCATGACGACCCGCCCTTTTACAAGATCATATTCACTTGAGCCTGGGCGTCCAGTTTTGTTGATTGACAATGAAGGGAACGAAATTGGAAGGGGGGAGATCTTTCAAGTCGAAGGCATGGCACAAGGGAGGAGTCTAACAGAGAGTCGCATCTGTATTATTGATATCACTGAGCTTAAGATTGAGAAATGGAGGGAGCTTCCTCACCCCTCCGAGGCATCTGGAAGAACGTTCCAAGAGGCAGAATCGAGGCATGGTGGCGTGATGAGGGTGGCGTGGGATGTTATCAGGATTGCTCCTGTGGTGCTGTAA
- the LOC100839444 gene encoding nodulin homeobox isoform X2 — translation MPPSPPAPPSPRSRGLGVPVSEMIDMVSAIEELSGLTSRELSEMLKESESFVLQCKAEDGGPKQVDMEKLVSSLPRHLLAVCLELGSGSELTYVLRGMRFLHSLSELATRHTRLEQVLDDVKLSVQVVDLIFFVLSILSNSKKENHLGASPFIHSSLVAASLHLLTSYFPSQYNELVSILLAHPEVDIFMDLAFDSLHEDMRLLSRRLSTFGTDAFPVGPLESQLTHFICQQCETSLQLLLLLCQQKLFRDRILENKDLCRNGRILSLSLTILKLGVPECLKGSAHIASSISRLKAKVLSIVVQLCEAEGISYLDEVATLPKSMQLGQTFALKVLDLLKTAFGRKEKSVAGSHDKSYPMGSVLISALRLVDVFSDDSNFRSSFINNTIPFLTQILASPHDEFVSSWCSVNMLVTEDDANLEYDPFGAAELALLAASNMLTEAKANYLCPLRIINTAIPYAQRRTSCVVKIIANLHVFVPNICEEQERDLFLHKFQNYLLSESPRPSLDNPASDEASAVCRNLGSLSHYAKSLIPNKLLNEDDVHLLSEFACKLQTWCKSVAGLRTLQVANSDTSSQIKEDLQRVQQPLQTRANTMEESVPTPYMNHEGNARDETPRNRASINCGLLQNSVGQNLIHLGVARTTSTGYTGVSTATSTELQHGRSVDHFKTPEHIKGSGLQDDDERQRRRKKRTIMNDGQINEIENALVGEPEMHRNATLLQAWAEKLSGQGSEITSSQLKNWLNNRKAKLARIAKERVPSEGENADKPSTPATSHFGDSSESAGEESYFPPPRVMNALGISKGNGLLNPGTNDTTTQSEFNQNIMTTRPFTRSYSLEPGRPVLLIDNEGNEIGRGEIFQVEGMAQGRSLTESRICIIDITELKIEKWRELPHPSEASGRTFQEAESRHGGVMRVAWDVIRIAPVVL, via the exons atgccgccgtcgccgcccgcgccgccgtcgccgcgttCCCGCGGTCTCGGCGTACCGGTTTCCGAG ATGATAGACATGGTTTCTGCTATTGAAGAGCTTAGTGGGCTCACTTCTCGGGAACTTAGTGAGATGCTGAAGGAGTCAGAGAGCTTTGTCCTGCAGTGCAAGGCAGAAGACGGAGGTCCAAAGCAG GTGGACATGGAAAAACTTGTATCGTCGCTTCCTCGTCATCTTCTTGCTGTATGTTTGGAGCTTGGAAGTGGTTCAGAGTTGACATACGTGCTTCGTGGCATGCGCTTTTTGCATAGTTTATCTGAGCTAGCAACTCGTCACACTAGGCTGGAGCAG GTTCTGGATGATGTGAAATTATCTGTACAAGTCGTTGACCTAATATTCTTTGTGTTATCCATTCTTTCCAACTCGAAGAAG GAAAATCATCTTGGTGCTTCTCCCTTTATACATTCATCACTTGTAGCAGCAAGTCTTCATCTGTTGACAAGCTACTTTCCATCTCAGTACAATGAACTTGTTTCTATTCTACTTGCACATCCGGAG GTTGATATCTTTATGGATTTGGCCTTTGATAGTCTGCATGAAGATATGAGGTTATTGAGTCGCAGGCTATCAACATTTGGCACCGATGCCTTTCCTGTTGGTCCTTTAGAGTCACAACTCACCCACTTCATCTGCCAACAGTGCGAAACATCATTGCAATTGCTTTTGTTGCTATGCCAGCAGAAGTTATTTCGAGATCGTATTTTAGAAAACAAG GATCTCTGTAGAAATGGACGTATACTGTCACTCTCTCTAACTATATTGAAGTTAGGTGTTCCGGAATGTCTGAAGGGATCCGCTCATATTGCTTCTTCCATTTCCAGACTGAAGGCAAAAGTCCTTTCTATT GTTGTACAACTTTGTGAAGCTGAGGGTATTTCTTACCTTGATGAAGTTGCCACTTTACCAAAGAGCATGCAACTAGGGCAAACCTTCGCACTAAAA GTTCTTGATTTGCTGAAAACTGCAtttggaagaaaagaaaaatctgtgGCTGGTTCTCATGACAAGAGTTACCCCATGGGTTCTGTGCTTATCAGTGCGTTACGTCTTGTTGATGTATTTTCTGACGATTCAAACTTCAGATCGTCCTTCATAAATAATACT ATTCCCTTTCTGACCCAAATTCTGGCTAGTCCTCATGATGAGTTTGTCTCAAGTTGGTGCTCTGTTAATATGCTAGTGACGGAAGATGATGCTAATCTAGAATATGATCCATTTGGTGCAGCTGAGCTGGCACTGTTAGCTGCTTCCAATATGTTAACTGAAGCTAAAGCTAACTATTTATGCCCTTTGCGCATTATCAATACTGCAATACCATATGCCCAGAGAAGAACGTCATGTGTGGTGAAAATAATAGCAAATTTGCATGTCTTTGTTCCAAACATATGTGAAG AGCAAGAAAGAGACCTTTTTCTTCACAAATTTCAGAATTACTTGTTATCAGAGAGTCCTAGGCCATCATTGGACAATCCAGCATCTGATGAGGCCAGTGCAGTCTGTAGAAACTTGG GATCTTTGTCCCATTATGCTAAATCATTAATTCCTAATAAACTGTTAAATGAGGACGATGTGCATTTATTAAG TGAGTTTGCTTGTAAGTTACAAACATGGTGTAAATCAGTAGCTGGACTGAGAACATTGcag GTGGCAAACAGTGATACATCATCACAAATCAAGGAAGACTTGCAACGGGTGCAGCAGCCACTACAAACAAGGGCTAAT ACCATGGAAGAGTCGGTGCCAACACCGTACATGAATCATGAGGGAAATGCTAGGGATGAGACTCCAAGAAACCGCGCCAGTATAAATTGTGGGCTCCTGCAGAATTCAGTTGGTCAAAACCTAATTCATCTTGGTGTTGCGAGAACAACTAGCACAGGCTATACGGGTGTCAGTACTGCTACTAGTACAGAACTCCAGCACGGTAGAAGTGTGGATCATTTCAAAACACCAGAACATATAAAAGGAAGTGGTCTCCAGGACGACGATGAGAGGCAACGTAGGAGAAAGAAGCGAACCATTATGAATGATGGACAAATAAATGAAATTGAGAATGCTCTAGTTGGTGAGCCTGAGATGCACAGGAATGCGACTTTGCTTCAGGCATGGGCAGAGAAGTTGAGCGGGCAG GGTTCGGAGATAACATCATCACAACTAAAGAATTG GCTAAACAACAGAAAAGCTAAGCTTGCTCGTATCGCGAAAGAAAGAGTACCATCTGAGGGTGAGAATGCTGATAAGCCATCCACACCAGCTACTTCTCACTTTGGTGACTCCTCAGAAAGTGCGGGTGAGGAGAGCTATTTTCCACCTCCAAGGGTGATGAATGCCCTAGGCATATCAAAGGGCAATGGTCTGCTAAATCCAGGCACCAATGATACAACTACGCAGTCAGAGTTCAACCAAAACATCATGACGACCCGCCCTTTTACAAGATCATATTCACTTGAGCCTGGGCGTCCAGTTTTGTTGATTGACAATGAAGGGAACGAAATTGGAAGGGGGGAGATCTTTCAAGTCGAAGGCATGGCACAAGGGAGGAGTCTAACAGAGAGTCGCATCTGTATTATTGATATCACTGAGCTTAAGATTGAGAAATGGAGGGAGCTTCCTCACCCCTCCGAGGCATCTGGAAGAACGTTCCAAGAGGCAGAATCGAGGCATGGTGGCGTGATGAGGGTGGCGTGGGATGTTATCAGGATTGCTCCTGTGGTGCTGTAA
- the LOC100839749 gene encoding CASP-like protein 1U2, producing MYGWCERDEPKNGSKAVTLLLRLSTLALALASAVTMATVDATCTVTNGTTNGTTAAAVTYKDYRAFVFLVGSNVAAAVLQAAAIYLQLSGGSGGGDDDDEKSSVPGVLLVVVDVLAQALLYSATAAAFSTEIGVGCVVFGKQVGLSKLLSLGASVSVGLAAVVKDVPLPFSVWPSSSD from the coding sequence ATGTATGGATGGTGCGAGAGAGACGAGCCCAAGAATGGCTCCAAGGCAGTCACACTGCTGCTCCGGCTCTCCACGCTGGCGCTAGCCCTGGCCTCAGCCGTCACCATGGCCACGGTGGACGCCACCTGCACAGTCACTAACGGCACTACCAacggcaccaccgccgccgccgtgactTACAAGGACTACCGtgccttcgtcttccttgTAGGCTCCAACGTCGCCGCGGCCGTGCTCCAGGCCGCGGCGATCTACCTGCAGctcagcggcggcagcggcggcggcgacgacgacgacgagaagAGCAGCGTCCCTGGGGTGCTTCTGGTGGTCGTCGATGTGCTGGCGCAGGCGCTGCTCTACTCGGCCACTGCGGCGGCGTTTTCGACGGAGATCGGCGTCGGTTGTGTGGTGTTTGGGAAGCAGGTGGGACTGTCGAAGCTGCTGTCGCTTGGGGCGAGCGTTTCTGTTGGCCTTGCAGCTGTTGTCAAGGACGTGCCGCTGCCCTTCTCTGTCTGGCCCTCCTCCTCGGACTGA